AAAGATCTGTCTGGCAATGCCGGGTCCCTTCGACTATGAAGCAGGCATTTGCCTTATCAGCGATCAAAACAAATACCCGTTGTTATATGGGCTGAACGTAAAGGAATTACTGGCGCCGGTATTGGAGGTGACCACCAATGATATTCACATAAACAACGACGCCGCCTGTTTTTTGCAGGGCGAGGTATTTAGTGGCAAGGTGAAAGGTTATCAGCATGCGGTGAGCGTTACCCTGGGCACCGGATTGGGAACGGCTATTTATGAAAATGGAGCAGCCAGGAGCGCTGATCGCTGGAATATGCCTTTGCTTGATAGCATGGCAGAAGAATATTTGAGCACCCGCTGGTTTGTAAAACAATATGCAGCCGTCACCGGTGAACAGATCCATGGAGTTCGGGAACTGGCTGCACAGGCTTTGTCGAACAACCTGGTAAAAGGTTTGTTTGCGGAGTTTGGCAAGAACCTGGCAGTCTTTTTAAACCGGTTTTTGGATGAAACGGGTGCAAAGGCCGTGGTTATTGGCGGGAATATCACCCAGTCGTACCCGCTGTTTAAAAATGCATTGTTAGCGGGCATGGAAAGCCGTCATGCCGATGTGTTCATCACCACCTCGGTACTGGGCGAACTGGCTGCCGTACTGGGCGCCGGAAGTTTTTGTTGTCAGCAACCCAACTTTATTTAAGACCTATTCAAAAAAACAAGCGTTTTGAAAAAAGAATTGTTTGCCATAGTTGCCATGGTCATGGCTGTTAGTGTGCATGGACTGGCACAAAACTCCATCAACCTTACTCAATATGTTGATCCCAATATAGGTACGGCGCATTGCCGCTGGTTTCACTATACGCCGGGCGCTGTTCCGTTTGGGATGGCCAAACCTGCTCCATCCACCAATGGGTCTTACGGCAATGCGAGTGGCTGGGAAGCAACCGGGTACGATACCCGGCATCAGTCCATAGAAGGGTTTCCCAATTTTCACGAATTCCAGGTAGGGGGAATTGTATTTGCACCCATAACCGGGAAACTGCAAACAACTCCTGGTAAATTGGAAAACCCGGATGAGGGCTATCGCTCGCGGTTTGATAAAAAGGATGAAACGGCAACAGCAGGTTATTACGCTGTGCTGTTGAAAGATTACAATATAAAAGCAGAACTTACTTCCACCAAAAGAGTGGCCTTTCATCGCTATACCTTTCCCAAAAGTAATGAGTCGCATATTCTGTTCGATATAGGGAATAAACAAGGAGAGAGCGGACCCGTAAAAGATGCCAAAGTATTGCTGCTGCCCGATGGCCGCATAGAAGGATTTGTAACTACGCTGCCAGTGTACGTGCAGAAGTACCAGCCGGGCGCTGCAGTAACGATGTATTTTTCTGCCGTGGTAGATAAAAAGCCAGCTGCGTATGGCGTATTCAGTGGTAATGAGGTAACAGCAGGTAAAAATGAAATTACGGGTAAGGGCGCCGGTTTGTATTTAACCTTTACCACCAGTGAGCAGGAAGCCATCACGATCAAAGCCGGGTTGTTGTATACCTCAATAGAAAATGCCCGGCTCAACCTGCAACAGGAAGCAGCGAAGCTTTCGTTTGAGGAGGCAAAACAACAGGCGCATGATACCTGGAATGAATACCTGGGCAGAATTCAGGTAGAAACAACCAACCACGACAATTCCGTAAAATTTTACACGGGTTTGTACCATGCTTTATTGGGCAGGGGATTAGCCAGTGACGTAAATGGAGCTTATCCAAAAAACGATGGCACGGTAGGGCAGATCCCGCTCGACAAAAATGGCGTTCCCGTACATAATCATTATAACACCGATGCGGTATGGGGCGCTTACTGGAACCTTACGCAATTGTGGGCGCTGGCCTATCCTGAATATTATGCAGATTTTGTAAAAAGCCAGTTGCTTATTTATAAAGACGCCGGCTGGCTGGCAGATGGGATTGCCAACAGCCGCTTTGTATCGGGCGTGGGCACCAATATGGTGAGTATTGTATTTGCCGGCGCCTACATGGCCGGCATAAAGAATTTCAATGTACCCGAAGCTTATGCTGCCGCGCGAAAGAATGAACTGGAGGGAAAAGACCGGCCGCGTGGCGCCGGCAAACCGGATGTGGACAGCTTTATAAAATACGGTTATGTAAACCATTTAGACAAAGGCAACAGCTGGGAAGAAGTGTGGAAGTTTTCTGCTTCGCACACCCTGGAATATGCTTTCAGCGCTTATGCTATGTCGCAATGGGCAAAACGGCTGGGAAAGGAAGCTGACTATAAAACATTTTTACGCCTCTCGAAAGGCTGGGAGCAATTGTTCGATCCCACCCTGAAACTGGTTCGGCCAAAATTGGCCAACGGTTCGTTTATAGATCATTTTGATCCCGCACAACCGTGGCGGGGATTCCAGGAAGGCAATGCCTTGCAATACACCTATTTTGTTCCACAGGACCCCAGGGCCCT
The Niastella koreensis GR20-10 genome window above contains:
- a CDS encoding GH92 family glycosyl hydrolase → MKKELFAIVAMVMAVSVHGLAQNSINLTQYVDPNIGTAHCRWFHYTPGAVPFGMAKPAPSTNGSYGNASGWEATGYDTRHQSIEGFPNFHEFQVGGIVFAPITGKLQTTPGKLENPDEGYRSRFDKKDETATAGYYAVLLKDYNIKAELTSTKRVAFHRYTFPKSNESHILFDIGNKQGESGPVKDAKVLLLPDGRIEGFVTTLPVYVQKYQPGAAVTMYFSAVVDKKPAAYGVFSGNEVTAGKNEITGKGAGLYLTFTTSEQEAITIKAGLLYTSIENARLNLQQEAAKLSFEEAKQQAHDTWNEYLGRIQVETTNHDNSVKFYTGLYHALLGRGLASDVNGAYPKNDGTVGQIPLDKNGVPVHNHYNTDAVWGAYWNLTQLWALAYPEYYADFVKSQLLIYKDAGWLADGIANSRFVSGVGTNMVSIVFAGAYMAGIKNFNVPEAYAAARKNELEGKDRPRGAGKPDVDSFIKYGYVNHLDKGNSWEEVWKFSASHTLEYAFSAYAMSQWAKRLGKEADYKTFLRLSKGWEQLFDPTLKLVRPKLANGSFIDHFDPAQPWRGFQEGNALQYTYFVPQDPRALVAKIGANTFNARLDSTFTISEKALFGGGANIDAFAGIAGVYNHGNQPGLHISWLFNFSGKPSLTQKWVRSICNQFYGTEPVHGYGFGQDEDQGQLGAWYVIASMGLFDVKGLTDANPQMGIAGPLFNKVTIQLNPKYYPGNQFIIETTNNSDQHPYIQTMQLNGKTLHQPFISFTDITKGGKLLVNLGEKIVDKY
- a CDS encoding ROK family protein yields the protein MTNPSIVIGADIGGSHITAAQVDLTSHQLITSSLVRLPVNSMATAQEVITTWAQGIKQAMQQQRFEKICLAMPGPFDYEAGICLISDQNKYPLLYGLNVKELLAPVLEVTTNDIHINNDAACFLQGEVFSGKVKGYQHAVSVTLGTGLGTAIYENGAARSADRWNMPLLDSMAEEYLSTRWFVKQYAAVTGEQIHGVRELAAQALSNNLVKGLFAEFGKNLAVFLNRFLDETGAKAVVIGGNITQSYPLFKNALLAGMESRHADVFITTSVLGELAAVLGAGSFCCQQPNFI